In Gimesia benthica, a single window of DNA contains:
- a CDS encoding ArnT family glycosyltransferase yields the protein MTSLQQQLQNSRSFWLVISILLLFQFCLGLYSAQKLSVTHDEYWHLPVGLLTWKTGRTDYDRLNPPLIRNWATLPLLFTSAQTGDPEHSSDPADYGDAFLKANPEQYHHYYVLGRVMILILAVTSGLLLAVWARELFGPSAACLAVFLWSMSPNILANAALGTQDLAIAGCFLATLYCGWKFALAGSWRWALITGAVLGLAQITKYTAILLVPLLIMQWFLLRVKNPEIKMETPAKVIIGRWVALLLVCCLIMNAGYLFQGSFQSASTYQFQSSELKLLNQLPALLQSLPLPLPRDYLLGFDLQRHIMQQSHPTFLDLEWRLTGFRSYYIFTLLYKLPHGIQLILLLAAWQWFQQRRTTLMSPRVLGMLLSPVVLLIGIASLSNNQLGLRYILPVIPFLFLLIAPLGELIDLEKRKALALVVIVACVSLPFSLRYAPDHLAYFNEFSGGPENGSYHLIDSNIDWGQDFYRLKAYLEQHPTDDLGLAYFGTIPPSMLGTPYRIPPELQPQPGTYAISASLLQGRPYSVRKEDGSRHNLGTDALGYFRFFEPKRRLGYSINVYELTPEDVYRWQNAVNQARMGLMPSN from the coding sequence ATGACTTCACTGCAACAGCAACTCCAGAACTCCAGAAGCTTCTGGCTGGTCATCAGCATCCTCCTGCTGTTCCAATTCTGTCTCGGCCTGTATTCTGCGCAAAAGCTGAGTGTCACGCACGATGAATACTGGCATCTGCCGGTCGGGCTGCTCACCTGGAAAACGGGACGGACCGATTATGATCGGCTGAACCCGCCCCTGATTCGCAACTGGGCGACTCTCCCCCTGTTATTCACGTCGGCCCAAACCGGCGATCCGGAGCACTCCTCCGATCCCGCCGATTACGGAGACGCGTTTCTCAAAGCGAATCCGGAACAGTATCACCACTATTACGTCCTCGGACGCGTGATGATTCTCATTCTGGCGGTTACTTCAGGACTGCTGCTGGCAGTCTGGGCCCGCGAACTGTTCGGTCCCTCTGCGGCCTGTCTGGCGGTTTTTCTGTGGAGTATGAGCCCCAACATTCTGGCGAATGCCGCTCTGGGAACACAGGACCTGGCGATCGCGGGCTGCTTTCTGGCAACCTTGTATTGTGGCTGGAAATTCGCGTTAGCGGGATCGTGGAGGTGGGCGCTGATTACCGGCGCCGTACTGGGGCTGGCTCAAATCACGAAATACACGGCCATTCTGCTCGTGCCTCTGTTGATCATGCAGTGGTTCCTGCTGCGAGTCAAAAACCCGGAAATCAAAATGGAGACTCCCGCGAAAGTCATAATCGGACGCTGGGTTGCCTTGCTGCTCGTGTGCTGTCTGATCATGAACGCCGGATACCTGTTTCAGGGCAGTTTTCAGTCCGCCAGCACGTATCAGTTTCAGAGCTCGGAATTGAAACTTCTGAACCAGCTGCCTGCCCTGTTGCAGAGTCTCCCCCTGCCGCTGCCGCGGGATTACCTTTTGGGGTTCGATCTGCAGCGGCATATCATGCAGCAGTCACACCCCACGTTTCTGGATCTGGAATGGCGGCTTACCGGCTTTCGTAGCTATTACATTTTCACTCTGCTGTATAAACTTCCCCACGGCATCCAGTTGATATTGCTCCTGGCGGCCTGGCAGTGGTTTCAACAGCGGCGCACGACGCTTATGTCTCCCCGTGTTCTGGGCATGCTGTTAAGTCCGGTTGTGCTACTGATCGGCATTGCCAGTCTGTCGAATAATCAGCTCGGTCTGCGGTACATCCTGCCTGTGATTCCGTTCCTGTTTCTGTTGATCGCCCCCCTGGGAGAACTGATTGATCTGGAAAAACGGAAGGCCCTGGCACTGGTTGTGATCGTCGCCTGCGTGAGTCTCCCCTTCTCGCTCCGCTATGCACCGGATCACCTGGCTTACTTTAACGAATTCTCCGGCGGTCCCGAGAACGGCAGCTATCATCTCATCGATTCCAACATCGACTGGGGACAGGATTTCTATCGCCTCAAAGCGTATCTGGAACAGCATCCAACAGACGACCTGGGACTGGCGTATTTCGGTACGATTCCCCCTTCAATGTTGGGGACTCCGTATCGCATCCCGCCGGAACTGCAGCCGCAACCGGGAACGTATGCGATCAGTGCCAGCCTGCTGCAGGGGCGCCCCTATTCGGTGCGTAAAGAGGATGGCAGCCGGCACAATCTCGGTACCGATGCCCTCGGCTATTTCCGCTTTTTTGAACCCAAACGACGGCTGGGATACTCCATCAACGTGTATGAGCTGACACCCGAAGACGTTTACCGCTGGCAGAATGCGGTCAACCAGGCGCGCATGGGGCTCATGCCTTCCAATTAA
- a CDS encoding HU family DNA-binding protein — protein MTKKEIVKVISEEIGLTQLKTKEIVQKTFDAIVDTLVTDKRIELRNFGVFEVKKRAARKARNPRTGERVDVEEKYVVTFKPGKEMEKRVRDLEEEAAKLKAAAASQPPVSSPPAASTPPQQTPPPSSAPPSPGTTPGSPQVGSYNNSYPSGTQHTP, from the coding sequence GTGACGAAAAAAGAGATTGTCAAAGTGATTTCGGAAGAGATTGGTCTGACACAACTCAAGACAAAAGAGATTGTGCAAAAAACGTTCGATGCGATTGTCGATACACTCGTCACCGACAAACGAATCGAGCTCCGCAATTTTGGCGTTTTCGAAGTCAAAAAGCGGGCGGCCCGTAAAGCCAGAAATCCAAGAACAGGCGAACGCGTCGACGTGGAGGAGAAGTACGTCGTCACATTCAAGCCTGGTAAGGAAATGGAAAAACGTGTACGCGACCTGGAAGAAGAAGCAGCCAAGCTCAAAGCGGCCGCTGCCTCCCAACCACCGGTAAGCAGTCCACCTGCGGCGTCAACACCACCGCAGCAGACTCCTCCACCGTCGTCGGCACCACCCAGTCCCGGTACGACACCAGGGTCCCCTCAAGTAGGAAGCTACAACAATTCCTACCCGTCGGGTACGCAGCATACACCTTAA
- a CDS encoding sulfatase-like hydrolase/transferase, whose amino-acid sequence MVPHPLTARVLKSSALVILLCLIGSLHLASLQAADTPPNIVMIVSDDQGYHDLKSFGSQQVIAPNLDRLAEEGVKLTNFYVTWPACTPSRGSLLTGRYPQRNGIYDMIRNEAPDYGHKYKPSEYDVTFERIGGMDIREQLLPALLKPAGYVSGIYGKWDLGVHRRFLPLARGFDDFYGFTNTGIDYFTHERYGVPSMYRNNQPTEADKGTYCTYLFQREAVRFVKENHDKPFFLYLPFNAPHSASNLDPRIRGVAQAPKKYKAMYPELKDTFVTRNRTGRYEFRETAKGPVIHQKPSADRRRLEYVASITCMDAAIGEVLDLLDEYKIADNTIVVFFSDNGGGGGADNSPLKGKKGMMFEGGIRVPCLIRYPKKIKPGTVNEGLLTSLELVPTFLKEAGIPQPQEVVIDGYDMLPTLMGQADSPRSEMFWQRRADKAARVGNWKWVESEKGNGLFDLSTDVSEKHDLSQTHPEKLKQLQARFANWKKEMAEAEPRGPFRDY is encoded by the coding sequence ATGGTTCCTCATCCGCTCACAGCCCGTGTGCTGAAATCATCTGCTCTTGTGATCCTGCTCTGTCTGATCGGTTCGCTGCACCTCGCTTCGCTGCAGGCCGCAGACACACCGCCCAACATCGTGATGATTGTCAGCGATGACCAGGGCTATCACGATTTGAAAAGTTTCGGCAGCCAGCAGGTCATCGCCCCCAACCTCGATCGTCTGGCTGAGGAAGGCGTCAAACTGACCAATTTCTACGTGACCTGGCCGGCGTGTACCCCCAGTCGGGGCAGTCTGCTCACCGGACGCTATCCGCAGCGGAACGGGATCTATGACATGATCCGCAACGAGGCCCCCGATTACGGCCACAAGTACAAACCGTCCGAGTATGATGTCACCTTCGAACGCATCGGCGGGATGGATATCCGCGAACAGCTCTTGCCCGCCTTATTGAAACCAGCCGGTTACGTGAGTGGCATCTACGGAAAATGGGATCTGGGCGTGCATCGTCGCTTCCTGCCGCTCGCCCGGGGCTTCGATGATTTTTACGGCTTCACCAACACCGGCATCGATTACTTCACGCACGAACGCTACGGCGTGCCTTCCATGTATCGCAATAACCAGCCCACCGAAGCAGACAAGGGCACCTATTGCACGTATCTCTTCCAGCGGGAAGCAGTGCGGTTCGTGAAAGAGAATCACGACAAACCGTTCTTTCTTTACCTCCCCTTTAACGCTCCTCACAGCGCCTCAAACCTCGATCCCCGCATTCGTGGTGTTGCCCAGGCACCGAAAAAATATAAAGCCATGTATCCCGAGCTGAAGGATACGTTCGTCACCAGGAATCGAACCGGCCGTTACGAATTCCGGGAAACCGCCAAAGGCCCCGTCATTCACCAGAAACCCTCGGCCGACAGGCGACGTCTGGAGTACGTCGCTTCCATCACCTGCATGGACGCCGCCATCGGCGAAGTGCTGGATCTGCTCGATGAATACAAAATCGCCGACAACACGATCGTGGTCTTCTTCTCTGACAACGGGGGCGGCGGTGGTGCTGATAACAGTCCCCTGAAAGGCAAGAAGGGAATGATGTTCGAAGGGGGTATTCGCGTCCCCTGCCTGATCCGTTATCCGAAAAAGATCAAACCGGGAACTGTCAACGAAGGCCTGCTCACATCGTTAGAACTCGTCCCGACGTTCCTCAAAGAGGCAGGCATTCCCCAGCCACAGGAGGTTGTCATCGATGGATACGATATGCTGCCCACGCTGATGGGCCAGGCCGATTCACCTCGCTCAGAAATGTTCTGGCAGCGTCGCGCCGACAAGGCGGCTCGCGTCGGAAACTGGAAGTGGGTTGAGTCCGAAAAAGGGAACGGCCTGTTTGATCTTTCCACAGATGTCAGTGAAAAGCACGATCTCTCCCAGACGCATCCCGAGAAACTCAAACAGCTGCAAGCCCGCTTTGCCAACTGGAAGAAAGAGATGGCCGAAGCCGAACCCCGGGGACCCTTCCGCGATTATTAA
- the trpS gene encoding tryptophan--tRNA ligase, translating to MRVLSGIQPTGRFHWGNYFGAIKQYIDLQDNDQAFYFIADLHALTTVRDAEQLRQNTIDAALDLLALGLDPKQATLFRQSDVPEVTSLTWILMTITQMSLLEKCHAYKDKKANGIAADAGLFTYPVLMAADILLYDSDLVPVGQDQVQHIEVTRDLAQRFNMLFGETLTLPNSRTLDTSAKVPGTDGRKMSKSYGNVIEIFETAKQQRKKVMSIKTDSAALEDPKDPDNCAVFALYQLFADETQQAELAARYRAGGMGYGEAKQAVHDAALEYFGEARERREQLAADLDTVHDILAEGARKAREKGKEVLERVQSACGLGTSHLSK from the coding sequence ATGCGAGTGTTATCGGGAATTCAACCCACGGGCCGCTTCCACTGGGGGAATTACTTCGGGGCCATCAAACAGTACATCGACCTGCAGGACAACGACCAGGCATTCTACTTTATTGCCGACCTCCACGCCCTGACGACCGTTCGCGATGCCGAGCAACTGAGACAGAACACCATTGATGCGGCCCTGGACCTGCTGGCATTAGGACTCGATCCCAAACAGGCGACTCTCTTCCGCCAGTCGGATGTTCCTGAGGTGACCAGCCTGACCTGGATTCTGATGACGATCACGCAGATGAGTCTGCTGGAAAAATGTCACGCCTACAAAGACAAAAAGGCCAATGGAATCGCTGCGGACGCCGGTCTGTTTACTTACCCGGTGCTGATGGCTGCAGATATTCTGCTGTATGACAGCGACCTGGTACCGGTGGGTCAGGATCAGGTACAGCACATCGAAGTCACCCGCGACCTGGCCCAGCGGTTCAACATGCTGTTTGGCGAAACTCTGACACTGCCGAACTCCCGCACGCTGGATACCTCGGCCAAAGTGCCGGGTACGGACGGAAGGAAGATGTCCAAAAGTTACGGCAACGTGATTGAGATCTTCGAAACGGCCAAGCAACAGCGCAAGAAAGTCATGTCGATCAAAACGGACTCTGCAGCCCTGGAAGATCCCAAAGATCCTGACAACTGTGCCGTGTTTGCCCTGTATCAGCTCTTTGCTGACGAAACTCAGCAGGCAGAGCTGGCAGCCCGCTATCGTGCCGGCGGCATGGGTTATGGTGAAGCCAAGCAGGCAGTCCACGATGCGGCTCTGGAATACTTCGGGGAAGCCCGGGAACGCCGCGAACAGCTGGCCGCCGATCTGGACACCGTCCACGATATTCTCGCGGAAGGGGCCCGGAAAGCGCGGGAAAAAGGGAAAGAAGTTCTGGAGCGGGTACAGTCTGCCTGCGGCCTGGGAACCAGTCACCTGTCGAAATGA
- a CDS encoding dihydroorotate dehydrogenase: MNAPTQTDLLSVTLNRLQLKNPILVASGTFGYAREMQPFLDFSRLGGIIPKTITTEPRIGNAPPRTVETSAGLLNSIGLDNDGIDLFLEKHLNYLASLETALIVNIAGRSIEEMARMAERLNAFPDQITALELNISCPNVSGGVDFGTQPELTEQMLKQVTESCELPVIAKLTPNVTSVVDIAQAAKAGGADAVSLINTVQGTAIDWRRRKPILGGVFGGLSGPAIKPVALRVVCQVARAVDIPIIGVGGISNIDDVMEFIVAGASAVQIGTANFYNPGLATQLVTELEQNLIAENCSQVSELVGTLVYP, translated from the coding sequence ATGAACGCCCCGACCCAAACGGATCTGTTATCAGTTACGCTGAACCGTCTCCAGCTCAAAAACCCGATCCTGGTCGCCTCTGGTACATTCGGGTATGCACGTGAAATGCAACCCTTCCTTGATTTCTCCCGACTGGGAGGCATCATCCCCAAAACCATCACGACGGAGCCGCGGATTGGAAATGCTCCCCCCCGCACCGTTGAAACGAGTGCCGGCCTGCTGAACTCAATCGGGCTGGATAACGACGGCATTGATCTCTTCCTCGAGAAACATCTCAACTACCTCGCATCGCTGGAAACCGCGCTGATTGTGAACATCGCCGGCCGCTCGATCGAGGAAATGGCCCGGATGGCAGAACGGCTGAATGCCTTTCCGGATCAGATCACGGCCCTGGAACTGAACATTTCCTGCCCCAATGTGAGTGGCGGTGTCGATTTCGGCACACAGCCCGAGCTGACCGAGCAGATGCTCAAACAGGTAACCGAGAGCTGTGAGTTACCCGTGATTGCCAAGCTGACCCCCAACGTCACCAGCGTGGTCGACATTGCCCAGGCGGCGAAAGCAGGGGGCGCAGATGCGGTCTCACTGATCAATACGGTTCAGGGAACCGCCATCGACTGGCGTCGCCGCAAACCGATTCTGGGGGGCGTCTTCGGCGGACTGAGCGGCCCTGCCATCAAACCAGTGGCCTTACGCGTCGTCTGCCAGGTGGCCCGGGCCGTGGATATTCCCATCATCGGCGTGGGTGGGATCTCTAATATCGACGATGTCATGGAGTTCATCGTCGCGGGTGCCTCTGCCGTCCAGATCGGAACCGCCAACTTCTACAATCCAGGGCTCGCGACTCAGCTGGTCACGGAGCTGGAACAGAATCTGATCGCGGAAAACTGCTCACAAGTCAGCGAACTCGTGGGCACGCTGGTGTATCCATAA
- the mobA gene encoding molybdenum cofactor guanylyltransferase translates to MSNSNAELKIGGIVLCGGASSRMNYPKALLPLGQEVMLQRVVRIIGSCVSPVVVMASPDQQLPTLPAGVPVYFDREPLEGPLAAIGQGIEALHGKCEAVFVSGCDTPLIQTSMIECLCSRLGNKQLAMVREGDRLHPLAAIYRVSLLETIQQLLSQGKRRPIDLVAQVDSVFLETTELQEIDPGLRSLRNINTRAQYQTLLNELEITDSTVLPFSD, encoded by the coding sequence ATGTCAAACTCAAACGCAGAATTGAAGATCGGCGGAATCGTACTCTGTGGTGGTGCCAGTTCGCGGATGAATTATCCTAAAGCCCTGCTGCCTCTGGGCCAGGAGGTGATGCTGCAGCGCGTAGTGAGAATTATTGGCTCCTGTGTCAGTCCGGTAGTGGTGATGGCCTCCCCGGATCAACAACTTCCCACACTGCCTGCCGGTGTTCCCGTTTATTTCGATCGAGAGCCGCTGGAAGGGCCTCTCGCGGCGATTGGGCAGGGAATTGAAGCATTGCACGGGAAATGCGAAGCCGTGTTTGTATCGGGCTGTGATACGCCTCTGATCCAGACATCAATGATCGAATGCCTCTGCTCCCGTCTGGGAAACAAACAACTGGCTATGGTTCGCGAAGGAGATCGCCTGCACCCGCTGGCGGCCATCTATCGCGTCTCGCTGCTCGAGACGATTCAACAACTGTTGTCACAGGGAAAACGACGCCCGATTGACCTCGTCGCGCAGGTGGATTCTGTCTTTCTGGAAACGACGGAACTGCAGGAAATTGATCCGGGGCTGCGGAGCCTGCGAAATATCAATACGCGTGCTCAGTACCAGACACTGCTCAACGAACTGGAAATCACGGATTCAACAGTACTTCCGTTTTCTGACTGA
- a CDS encoding outer membrane protein assembly factor BamB family protein produces the protein MLPLRSRILALFLSVLSLAVNSASAADWPMWRHDPQRSAETAQSLPESLFVQWVHKLPALEPAFNNERLQFDAGYEPIVKDQRLFYGSSQTDSVTAIDVATGKELWRFTTDGPVRLAPVAWQDLVIFGSDDGCVYAVAAETGALRWKYRAVPSQRLILGNRRLISVWPVRGGPVIEENTLYFAAGVWPFEGVFIYALNAETGAVKWVNDRLGYIYGQHPHAAEAFGGITPQGYLVIAGEELIVPCGTAFPARINKQTGKLIEFELPKPGRTPGGWFAAAGKAARRGETKLPQTPAAQPELQFDRDVNSARHENGQNYGPDGKRGIRQQIQTADRKLTYKTGIPGVPGVIHSLMAAADRLFAVTEEGSIYCLGPEETTPVTYESPLLSKQTKSAGQSAQAPLPAMFGDALQAGGYVFLAGVPDAELLNTLLTRHDLQIISLINDPGQLTQLRQLFHERGYTSSQLAFLPGPLDTFSYPAYFAQTIITAEPVYAGMKSYAEQVRLLYPSLRPYGGRLLVKTSESDHGRLATEFKSLSQVKISRVGDYSVFEKVGAIPGSSNYTGGWSSPDELVKAPVGVLWYDDSVGNFKRAPQPLFVDGVMISHSKFWQGYPAGIRPPYKLLNPQFSDVYTGRKLNAMQAEVLTTELPTLNQEEKQPNQYRPPYQTNAWSPPPPVIGERTNPLNGKTEPRAFPKSYGCDGGVDYSYVYTMRSGTAAFYDKRVESGTIHISGPRSGCTNSIVPANGLLNVPYYFQGCTCSYPLPVGLSLISLPETHEQWMVWGKGQAQDIQRVGLNFGAPGDRMTDKGTLWLDTPSVGGPSPELKLEIQPASVKPFYEHSLWIEGGQGWPWVGASGITGVERITLHDLEPGEYTLRLYFRDPEFAAAGKRVFSVQLNGQPLIQNLDIAGETVSRQRILVREFKDVSLTESAQLNFTAQTGTALICGVELVRQGLPLDEIVTLPEQKQELLTK, from the coding sequence ATGCTCCCATTACGCTCGCGTATACTGGCCCTCTTCCTGTCCGTTCTGAGCCTTGCAGTAAATTCCGCTTCCGCAGCGGACTGGCCCATGTGGCGACACGATCCCCAACGCTCGGCTGAGACCGCACAATCGCTGCCTGAGAGTCTGTTTGTCCAATGGGTTCACAAACTGCCGGCGCTTGAGCCCGCTTTCAATAATGAGCGACTGCAGTTCGACGCAGGCTATGAACCGATCGTGAAAGACCAGCGGCTGTTTTACGGTTCCTCGCAAACGGATTCCGTCACCGCCATTGATGTGGCCACCGGTAAGGAACTCTGGCGTTTCACCACCGATGGCCCGGTTCGTCTGGCTCCGGTCGCCTGGCAGGATCTGGTGATCTTCGGTTCGGATGACGGCTGCGTCTATGCGGTGGCAGCTGAGACCGGCGCACTGCGGTGGAAATACCGGGCGGTTCCTTCCCAGCGACTGATTCTGGGTAACCGCCGCCTGATCTCCGTCTGGCCAGTTCGCGGTGGCCCGGTGATCGAAGAGAATACACTCTACTTCGCCGCCGGTGTCTGGCCGTTTGAAGGTGTCTTCATCTATGCCCTGAATGCGGAAACGGGGGCCGTTAAATGGGTCAACGATCGACTCGGTTACATTTACGGACAGCATCCGCACGCAGCGGAAGCCTTTGGTGGCATTACTCCGCAGGGTTACCTGGTCATCGCCGGAGAGGAACTGATTGTTCCCTGCGGCACCGCTTTTCCGGCGCGGATCAATAAACAGACGGGCAAACTGATCGAGTTCGAACTGCCCAAACCAGGACGTACCCCGGGTGGCTGGTTCGCGGCTGCGGGCAAAGCAGCCCGACGGGGAGAGACGAAACTTCCGCAGACTCCAGCAGCTCAGCCGGAACTGCAGTTTGACCGGGATGTGAATTCTGCCCGGCACGAGAATGGACAGAATTATGGTCCGGACGGCAAACGGGGAATCCGACAGCAGATTCAGACTGCAGATCGTAAGCTGACCTACAAAACAGGGATTCCCGGTGTTCCGGGAGTCATTCACAGCCTGATGGCCGCTGCGGATCGCCTGTTTGCGGTGACGGAAGAAGGGAGCATTTACTGTCTGGGTCCAGAAGAAACGACACCGGTCACCTATGAGTCTCCCCTGCTGTCAAAGCAAACGAAGTCAGCCGGTCAATCAGCTCAGGCTCCGTTACCAGCAATGTTTGGAGACGCACTGCAGGCCGGCGGTTATGTCTTCCTCGCAGGGGTTCCCGATGCGGAACTGCTCAACACACTACTGACTCGGCATGACCTGCAGATCATTTCTCTGATCAATGATCCAGGGCAGCTCACACAGCTGCGACAGTTATTTCACGAGCGGGGATATACCAGTTCCCAACTGGCTTTTCTCCCCGGGCCACTCGATACGTTCAGCTACCCGGCTTACTTTGCACAGACGATTATCACAGCCGAACCCGTTTATGCCGGTATGAAATCGTATGCAGAACAGGTCCGCCTGCTCTATCCGTCACTCAGACCCTATGGCGGCCGATTACTGGTTAAGACGTCGGAGAGTGATCATGGTCGACTGGCGACGGAATTCAAGTCGCTCTCACAAGTGAAAATTTCGCGTGTCGGCGACTACTCGGTCTTTGAAAAAGTGGGCGCCATTCCCGGTTCATCCAATTACACGGGTGGCTGGTCGAGCCCTGACGAACTGGTCAAAGCACCGGTGGGTGTACTCTGGTATGACGACAGCGTCGGGAACTTTAAACGGGCACCGCAGCCGCTGTTCGTCGATGGAGTGATGATCTCGCATTCGAAATTCTGGCAGGGTTACCCGGCGGGAATCCGGCCTCCCTACAAATTACTCAACCCCCAGTTTTCCGATGTCTACACGGGCCGCAAACTGAATGCGATGCAGGCTGAAGTTCTGACGACCGAGCTGCCTACACTCAACCAGGAAGAGAAGCAGCCGAACCAGTATCGGCCACCTTATCAGACGAACGCCTGGAGTCCCCCACCGCCGGTAATTGGCGAGCGGACGAATCCACTGAATGGCAAAACCGAACCGCGGGCCTTCCCTAAAAGTTACGGCTGCGACGGCGGCGTTGATTACAGCTACGTCTATACGATGCGTTCCGGGACCGCCGCTTTTTATGACAAGCGGGTGGAGAGCGGTACGATTCACATCAGCGGCCCCCGTTCCGGCTGTACGAACAGCATTGTGCCTGCGAATGGTCTGCTTAACGTGCCCTATTACTTCCAGGGATGTACCTGCAGCTATCCACTTCCCGTTGGTCTGTCGCTGATCTCCCTACCTGAGACGCACGAGCAGTGGATGGTCTGGGGGAAAGGTCAGGCGCAGGACATTCAACGGGTCGGGCTCAACTTCGGTGCCCCCGGCGACCGGATGACCGACAAGGGCACACTCTGGCTGGATACACCCAGCGTGGGAGGGCCTTCGCCGGAACTCAAGCTTGAGATTCAGCCCGCGAGCGTCAAACCGTTCTACGAGCACTCCCTCTGGATCGAGGGTGGTCAAGGCTGGCCCTGGGTGGGTGCCTCCGGAATCACAGGCGTGGAACGGATCACGTTACATGATCTGGAGCCGGGCGAATACACGCTGCGACTTTATTTCAGGGATCCGGAATTCGCGGCTGCCGGAAAGCGGGTCTTCTCGGTTCAACTCAATGGACAGCCGCTGATCCAGAACCTTGACATCGCCGGGGAAACCGTATCACGACAGCGAATCCTGGTACGGGAATTCAAAGATGTTTCGCTGACCGAGTCCGCCCAGCTGAACTTCACGGCTCAGACGGGAACAGCCCTGATCTGCGGTGTGGAACTGGTGCGGCAAGGGCTCCCCCTGGATGAGATTGTCACCCTGCCCGAACAGAAACAGGAACTGCTGACGAAGTAG
- a CDS encoding YkgJ family cysteine cluster protein, producing the protein MSDQNSEQEPWYRDGLNFTCTQCGNCCTGAPGVVWVDDAEIKAIADLTEKSTGEILLMHTRLYAGRRTLTEYANGDCTFFDPEKRGCTIYEARPVQCRTWPFWNSNLKDKASWDSLSPDCPGAGKGAFVSFEEIQKRSEQIDL; encoded by the coding sequence ATGAGTGATCAGAATTCTGAACAGGAACCATGGTATCGCGATGGCCTGAATTTCACCTGTACACAATGTGGAAACTGTTGCACGGGCGCGCCGGGAGTGGTCTGGGTCGATGATGCAGAAATCAAAGCGATAGCAGACTTAACGGAAAAATCGACGGGAGAAATTCTGTTAATGCATACTCGACTTTATGCAGGTCGACGCACCTTAACGGAATATGCAAACGGGGATTGCACTTTCTTTGATCCAGAAAAACGTGGCTGCACAATTTATGAAGCACGTCCGGTGCAATGTCGCACCTGGCCTTTCTGGAATTCGAATCTGAAAGACAAAGCAAGTTGGGACTCTCTCTCTCCCGACTGCCCTGGTGCAGGTAAAGGTGCCTTCGTCAGCTTCGAAGAAATTCAAAAACGGTCTGAGCAGATCGACTTGTGA
- a CDS encoding endo alpha-1,4 polygalactosaminidase: protein MRPGKLKPPATGIKTMHVRCYSIVLLLLSILLTGTARVESAHKPAFVPTSYQLYYGSEPRLLKQLRDRIRPGQVIVIELRGLQPDQVADLVKAAHQKQAKVIAYLSIGELGQLEKANFEKYLKRSPNGYPLSEIVFGKNQTFESWYVDVSYGEWRGFLMERIKRMYAQKIDGLFLDTVDTADLYLNRKEWSIPRRAKSVTAMIGLIRDIKRFDPEKFIMQNRGLNLIGKTAIVGDKSQMVVLALDLAHKHPGNPDGLLWESAFAHSGDWIESKEREMIRIQKNGFTTVFTLGYSDTSVSADTFFRKSKADGFIPGWASSTTKLHLELTQQPPGK from the coding sequence ATGCGCCCGGGAAAACTCAAACCCCCTGCAACAGGAATCAAGACGATGCACGTCCGCTGTTACTCGATCGTTTTACTGCTACTGTCCATCCTGCTGACGGGAACGGCCCGCGTCGAAAGTGCGCACAAGCCTGCTTTTGTCCCGACCAGCTACCAGCTCTACTACGGGAGCGAGCCCCGCCTGCTGAAACAGTTGCGGGACCGGATCCGACCGGGCCAGGTGATCGTGATCGAACTGCGGGGTCTGCAGCCTGATCAGGTTGCCGACCTCGTGAAAGCCGCGCATCAGAAGCAGGCGAAAGTCATCGCTTATCTGAGTATTGGCGAATTGGGACAACTGGAAAAAGCAAACTTTGAGAAGTATCTCAAACGGTCTCCCAACGGGTATCCTCTCAGCGAAATTGTGTTCGGCAAAAACCAGACGTTTGAGTCGTGGTATGTCGATGTGAGCTATGGCGAGTGGAGGGGCTTTCTGATGGAGCGGATCAAGCGGATGTATGCCCAGAAGATTGACGGACTGTTTCTGGATACCGTCGACACCGCCGACCTGTATCTCAACAGAAAGGAATGGTCGATACCGCGTCGTGCCAAGAGTGTGACAGCGATGATCGGCCTGATTCGGGATATCAAGCGATTCGATCCTGAGAAGTTCATCATGCAAAATCGGGGCTTGAACCTGATTGGGAAAACGGCGATTGTGGGCGATAAGAGCCAGATGGTCGTGCTGGCTCTGGACCTGGCGCATAAGCATCCCGGTAATCCGGACGGGCTGCTCTGGGAATCAGCGTTCGCACATTCAGGCGACTGGATTGAAAGCAAAGAGCGGGAGATGATCCGCATTCAGAAAAACGGATTCACGACGGTCTTCACGCTGGGATACAGCGATACCAGCGTGAGTGCAGACACGTTTTTCCGTAAGAGTAAAGCAGACGGATTCATTCCCGGCTGGGCCAGTTCCACGACGAAACTGCACCTGGAGCTGACGCAACAACCGCCGGGCAAGTGA